The window AATGGGTGACCACCATAAATAAAAATGAAAGTGGAAAGAATGGCTAACACATATTTATCTCCCGAAAAAGTCAATTCGAAGCCCAAGAACTGCTGTATCATTGGAGACAGCAGGAGCACCGGGACAGACACTATTGATGAAATAATAAACCGTTTCCAGTAATCGGAAACGTGATCTGCATGGTCGTGGTGACCATCATCTCCCGCTGACGAATTCATATTATGTTGGGAATGGTCTGGTGATGTATGTTGATGGTCCATTGCTATAGTTATTAATCAATGTTGTAAGTGTTTAGGGGGTAAAGTCGGCAATAGTTTAGCATATTTTGCCACCGCCCAGGTAAGGGTCTGACAAGCGTTTTAACACCGTCTGTAAATGCCGGGCAAAAGTTTTCCCGGCACTACTGTCACTTCCGCATAACAACTACAAAGTAGTTACTTTAAATACGCTGAGTACATCCAAACCAATTTTTCCTGCTCACGAATGTAATCGCTCATCAGTGCATTGGTTCCTTCGTCATCTGCATCTGCTGATAAGTCTAACAATTCTCGTTGTAGCGTGATAATGATCTTTAAAGATTCAAGTGTGTCTTTTACATCCTGTACACCGTCTGCTACTTCGGTACTTTCTTTAATTTTAGCTTCTTTCTGATAGTCAGAGAATTTGTGGTTAGGGGTGTGACCCAATGTCCTGATTCGTTCTGCCACTTCATCAATTTTTATAAATAAATTCTCATACAGCTCTTGAAATTTATCGTGTAATTCAAAGAATTTATCCCCTTTAATGTTCCAATGATAACCTCTGATATTCTGATAAAAGATGGAATAATCTGCCAAGAGCTCATTGAGCTTTTCTGCAAGTACTTTGGATTTTTCTACGTCCAATCCGATTGAATTTAATTTTGTCATTTTGCTTAAATTTTATTGATTTATAATAATGTTTATTTTATCTATTGGCGATTGATATCAACCAATATTTTTACTTCTGAGGGGTCATTAATAAGCGCCTCAAATCCTTTTTCTACAATTTCATTCAGGGAAATCACACTGGTGACTAATTTTTCTACAGGTACCCGCCCGCTGCTGATCAATGCAATAACCTCGGGGAAAATATTACGATATCCAATTATTCCTTTTATGGTCAATTCTCTCATCGCTTGGTCTAATGCATTGTGCTGCACTTTATTCATAAAAAGAGCAACCAGTACAGCTGTACCACCATTTCGGAGGCTGTTAATTCCGGTATCAAAAGAAGCTTGAACACCAGCTGCATCAATAAAGACGTCAACCCCATGCCCTGTCAACTCTCTGATTTTTTGAGGGATGTCTTTATTTCTTGCGTCAAAAGTATGCGTAGCTCCAACTTCCTTTGCCTTTTTTAACCTGTTGTCTGATACATCCGATACAAATATTTGGGAAGCACCGGAGGCAAGAGCAACCTGAACGGTAAGTAACCCGATGGGCCCAGCTCCCGCCACAAATACCGTATCGCCCATTTTCATTCCACTTTGTTGGAGCCCGTAAGCTGCAACTGCCGCAGGTTCCACAATGGCACCTTGCTCAAAGCTCATAGTCTCAGGCATTTTATGTACCATGTAATCCTCCACTACTGTATATTTAGCAAATCCACCGTTGGAAGTCAACCCTACAAATCCAAGCGGCTCGGAAAGGTTGTATTCGCCTGTGGTGATAAACGGACTTTCAGGATTTCTAAAAATAGGCTCCACCGTTACACGATCACCTTTTTTGATGTTTTTTACGTTGTTGCCAACCTCTTCAACCACCCCTGAAAATTCATGTCCAAGGGTTGTTGTTCCCTGATGGCCGTTGAGTGAATAGGGTTGATCAACAGGAATTAGTTGTGGACCATTGCTATATTCATGCAGATCCGACCCACAAATACCGGTGAACTTTACTGCAATCTTCACTTGATTGTCCTTGGGAATTGGGATTGATGTTTCCTCTACTCTAATATCTTTCGCTGCGTACCAGCGTGCTGCTTTCATCTTGTCCATAATTTTTGTTTTAAAGTTATCATTAAATATATACCAACAAGCGTATTTTTTGAATTCAATTGAAGAATTCAAATTTGATTCCTACAGGCATAAAATGCATTCCTTTGAAATCGGTAATCGCTGTAATCTGATGTTTCGTGTCGGGTGGTATTACATGGCCCTCTCCCTTTTTCAAAACAATATCTTCTTCATTTATATTAAGGTTACATTCTCCTTCATGAATGAAAAGTATTGATTCCAAATCCGCCACATGTTTTGGCAATAAGTCACCAGCATTAGCCTGCATTTGTTTGGCTATTAAATTTTTGCCAGAGGCTATGGTTCTAACATTCGGTTTAGTTACTTTATCCATGTGTTTTGATTTTTAATAATGTGCTGTTGGTGGTAATTAATTATTAAAAACAGTTTTCCCGTCTTTCTTCAAAGTATAATTGTCTCCTTTGCCCCTTAGTTCATAATGGTCGTTTTTATACCAAATTCCTGAGGCTGCTTTTTCTTCCACCAAATCAATTTGTGCTCCACCGTTTAGATAGGCTTTAACTGTTCCTTCTGTGTTATTGAAGGTCATGTTTAAAACATCGCCAAGATTATTTTTTGCCTCTACATTGACCTTGTCATCTTGATGTTCAAAAATTACGTTTCCATCCTTTGTTAGTTGAATGTCGTTTCCTTTTCCTCTCAATTCGTAATTCTCATTTTTGTACCAAATTCCGGATGCAGATTTTTGGGCAACCAATTCAATAGTTTCTCCATTCAAACTTAGAGTTGCAGTTCCCTTTGTATTGTTAAAAGTTAATTCTAGTTTTTTCCCGTCTTTATCGGTAAACGTACTTGTTACAATATCGTCAACCCCGTTTTTAAAGGTTTCTGATGTAGTGTTTTCTGCACTTTCTTGTGTTGGTGTTTCTTTACATGAATTTAAAAACAGTACGGTTAGCATTGCAATTACCAAAATTTTATTTGCCATATTCTTTGTTTAATTATTGTTGTAAACTTAGTTGTATCTGGTATTTTACATTTACTCGAGAAGTTGTGGTAACTTATCGAGTGCATGTATCTCAGTTATTAAATTATGTGTTTATTGGCCGATAGTTCTCATTCAACTCCTTCATTATCTCCGCAAACAATTCAAAAGATTGAATACGGACTTTTGCATCATAAACATGAGTGACGGCAATCAGTTCGTCAGCTTTTGTTTGTTTCATAAATTCTTCTACCTGAGCCTTTACATTGGCTTTATTACCGATAAAAGAATACTTGAGCATTTGGCGAATTTGTGGGTTCTGCATAACTTCCTTAAGCTCACCGGTCATAGCTGTTGGTGGTTGCACATAATCACGCTTGCCCGTAAAAATCCCCACAATCATACGAATTAAGGAAGTTGATAAAAGTTCGGCTTCCTCATCCGTATCCGCAATAATAATATTCACCCCAACCATCACATAAGGTTTTTTTAATGCTTTTGATGGTTGAAATTTGTTGCGATAAATTTCCAGTGCCTCAAATAAATGGGTTGTTGCAAAGTGGCTGGCAAAAGCATAAGGCAAACCTTTTAACGCAGCTAAATGCGCACTATCAGTACTAGAACCTAGAATATAGATGGGCATTTCAACCCCTTCGGCTAAGGGGACACGTACTTTAGAATTAGAGTTTTCTTTAGAAAAGTATTGTTCAATCTTCGCTATTTCATCAGGAAAAGAAAGTGTTGCATTCATAAAATCAGATCGGATGGCCAATACTGTTTCTCTGTCGGTTCCCGGAGCTCGGCCCAAGCCCAGATCAATTCGATCAGGATATAAAGCGGCCAACGTTCCAAACTGCTCGGCAATGATCAATGGTGAGTGATTAGGTAGCATGATGCCTCCGGAACCGATGCGCATCGTGTTCGTACCTTCGGCAACATATCCAATTAAGACGGAAGTGGCACTACTGCCAATATTAGGTGAATTATGATGTTCTGCTAACCAAAAGCGTGTGTAACCGAAGGTTTCTGCATGCTGCGCCAAATCAAGAACATTATTAAATGTTTCTTTCATGCTATGACCTTTAGAAACCAAAGCCAGCTCTAAAATGGAATAATATGTCGCTTGAATTGTCATTTATGTAATCTTTTAAGAGGTCTTTAAATCTATCCTAAAACGGGTGAGTTACCGATTCTGTAGTCAGAAGACTAATCTTGGTATCTGCCTAAATTTTATCCATTTAAGTTATTGTAGGATGATTATGAATATTCTATTAGTGAGTTGATTATTACATCTTGTTGGATAAAGAGCCGAATTGAATATTTTAAACTTTTATCCCAAATAGCACTTTTTTATGTGGTAAATTTTTCTAATCACCCATTTTTCACCCAAATAAAACCATGCGTGAAATATCAACTACGATCAGTGCTGAATTTTTTATTTTCTTTATTTAAGGTTATTGTTTTGCAAACTGTAAGTAGAGGATAATGCTTACGTCTTTTCCAACTCCAGCAGCACCTGGATCAAAATTAATATTGTAATCAAACCGATTAATTGTTGTTTTGGCTTCTACACCAAGCTTTTCGCCTTGTTCACTCTTGGCTGTTCCCCCATAGTGCACATCAAAAATGACGTCTTTTGTAACATCTTTTATAGTCAGCTTGCCATATAATAAATATTCGTCCGGTTTTCCTGTAGCCAGGATTTTGGTACTCTTAAAAGTCATTTCAGGATATTTTTCAACTTCAAAAAAGTCAGCACTTCTTAAATGGTTATCCCTATCTTCTACATCTGTATTAATGCTTTTTACTTCTACTTTGAATTCAACTTTAGCATTTGTAAGAGCTTCTCCATCTGTTGTTAAGTTTCCTGAGTAATCCAAAAATTTTCCATTCACAATACTTATTCCTGAATGTGTTATATTAAAATTTAAAGAGGAATGGTAGGGATCTACCTTCCATTGTGTTTGTGCAAATGAGCTAACCGATAGCAATATCGCTACAACTGATGTTATGAGATTTTTCATTGTATTTAAATTTTTAAATGTTTTAATTATTTGAATAGTACAAGCTGTTTATGCTTTTTTGATTGTTGTGGTTTGATGTTAAAGCTTAAGGGGTGAAATTCCTTTTGAGAATCCCACCAATCCTTATGCGATATCTAAGCATTGGTATCAACCCACTTTTCAAAGGCTTCCATAAAATTCTTTAAGAATCCTTTGGTAGAATCATTAATAAGTTCACCATTGTCATCAAAAAGTTCAGGAGCTCCACCAATATATGCTTCTGGTTGTGCCATGGTGGGTACATTTACAAATGTTAGCTGCTGTCTTAAATGGTGATTAGCTCCAAATCCGCTAATGTTACCTATGGAAACACTAACAATAGCACCGGGTTTTCCATCCCAGGAATTTTGACCATAAGGTCGAGATCCCACATCAATAGCATTTACTAAAACCCCAGGTACAGAGCGGTTATATTCAGGGGTCAGAAACAGAAGGCCGTCCACAGCCCTAATTTTTTCTCGGAATGTTACCCATTCCTTCGGTGGATTTTCTTCCAAATCTTGGTTAAACATCGGAAGATCACCTATGTCGATTATTTCCAGAGATAAAGATTCCGGTGCAAGCGCTATCAATGCTTTGGCCATTTTCAGGCTAAAGGATTCTTTACGAAGACTTCCTACAATAACTCCTATTTTATGTTTTTTCATAAAGTTGCTTTTTGTTTTGTTTTAAAAAATTTAGAAAACCTATCTGTTGGTTGGTTTTGGTACTCATTTATTATATTATAAGGTGTCATATCAAAGTTATTCACTTCACTCATACTTAACCCTCGTGTTTTTGCCACTCCTTGTCCATATTCAGGATCTGCTTTAAAGCAGTTTCTAATATGACGAATCTGAATAAATCTCTCTGCACCACCTACTTGAGCTGCTGTTTTGTTACATAACACATCTGCTTTGCCAATGGTTTTAAAATTGCGGTATAAATCGCTTGGTTGTGTGAAGCAATCTTCTTCATCAGAAAAGTTTTCAATGTCTTGTTGGGTTACAAAATGAAACTTTACCCAATGTCTAATATTATCTTGGTTGATATAACTAAAGAGGTGTGGCTTCCAAAAACATGCATGTGTCTATAACCTTTAGGAATGCCTCGTTGGCTAATGGTTATTGTAACTTGATGTAGGAATTCAGGCAGTAAAGTCCAAAAATCCCAGTTGCTATTGGCACTTCTTAAATTGGTTTTAGGATCCCGTATTACAGCACGATTCAAGTCGGGGAATTTCATTGGATCCCGAAAGAAAAATACAAGTGTGTTATTTCCTACTAAATTCCAAATAACTTCTTCGGTATAAAATTTTAGTGCGAAACCTCTAATATCTCTTTCAGCATCTGCAGTTCCTCTTTTTCCACCAACTGTAGAAAATCGGTCTGCTCATTCTTGTTTCTTCTGCTATTTTGGTCATACCAATTGCCTTAGCTATATGTCAGATTGCAATCACGATTTCATCATCAATTCCCACTTCCAAAACTGTATTTAAATATTCGGCAATCATTTCATTGCTGTCTAAATAATCTGCTATATCAAATTTTGTTTTTTCCATTGTTCATTTTTTTAGTTTGTCCCAAATTTCTTTCCTGAAACCAACCAATAAATATAAGTTTAAGTAACCTATAGTTTAATTATCGAAAAAACATTTACCAATTGAGTGTTTAAATCAATTACTTCTATTAAATAATAACCCGGTGTCAATGAATTTACATCTTCATTAATTACATCACCATAAATATTTTGATACGAGAATAATACACTTCCTTGCAAATCTTTAATAAAAATATTCACTAAATTATTTGATGAATTTTTTAAATAAAAATAATCATGCATCGGATTTGGATAGACATATATTTGAGAGCTGAAATTTGTTTGGTTGACAGCTAATGAATAATCTTTGAAAATAACAGCCAATCTAATTTTAATTACATTGTCTTGTGGAATGCATTCTAATGCTGCTGTTTCTGAAAAGATGTCAATGTAGTTTGTGTAAAAGAAATTATAATCACTGAAGTCATCACTCAATCTATTAAATATAGTTGCATTGGTGCCATTGATTGCTTCTAAATAACCTGTTTGAGCATATAAAGATGCCTGAGCCATCATATATTCTCCATCTTCATATAAATAATCGGTACTATCCCATTTTATTTGAGGTGGTAGTCCGGGCGAATCATCATACACAATATAAAAAGTATATTGTCGAACATCTGCAAATGGAAGAATTTCACTTTTTAAATTCACACAATTATCCAAATTAAATTCTGCATCTACTTCAGGACTAAAAGCACCGATTGAAATTGGATATTCAAAAGTATTATCTAATAAGTCGAGTCCTTCATCAAAACCATCGGTAGCATTTTCATCACAACCCACCCAAAGTGTATCAGTATAACCATCAGGATGATAAACTATAAACTTTGCATTCCATGGTGGATGTTGAGCAAACATAAATTGATGCACAAAAAATAAAATGAAAATTGTATAAATACTTTTCAATGTTTTATAATTAAATGGAAGGTAGTAAAATTTATTTGATGAGAAGGAGAGAATTGTGTAACTGTAGAATTGTAGAATTGTGTAACTGAAAATGCGATAGCGAAGGCTATTGGCGATGGCTTGATTTAATTAAAATTGAAACTTGAATTTTTTTTTCCAAAAGCAAATAGCTAACAGCCAATAGTTGATGGATGTAGAATTGTAGAACTGTAGAATTGTAGAACTGTTGAATTGTGTAATTGAAAATGTAGAGCTATTATTTTCCCCCTATCGGTAGGTATCCTTGCCAACCGAAACCTATTGCACAACTCGGTAGGTGAGGAGAGGCTGACGGTTAAAAAAAGCAATCTCAAAAATGTACAGTGATTATTGATTTCCAATAATCAAAAATCTGACTACATGTAAACAACTCTTTATAGTCGTTTATCTATCTTCGCTACATATTTATGCGTCAACTCTTCGCAATTTTCATAATCCTTTTGCAGGTTTTTTACCTAAATGCCCAAACAAATATTTCGGGTATTATTAATCGCTATGAAAAGGTTTTGCTCGTAGATTTTTGTAATAATAAAGTAGTGGTGGAATCTGCAGTGGGTTATAGTGTTGGCGATCGTGTTATGCTCATTCAAATGTCGGGTGCGACAATTGATCAGACAAATACATCTGCCTTCGGGTCTATAACAGATTATGCATTAGCAGGTAATTATGAAATATTGACTATTGGAAATATCAGTTTCAACGTAATCACTTTTGAAGAAACGATGGAGCGGTATTATGATGCTGTCGGTGGCAAAGTACAATTAGTAGATATTCCCGAATATGATAATGTGATTATTGAAGATGAAGTAATTGCGATGGAATGGAATGGAAGCAAAGGTGGAATTGTGGCTTTCACTGCAACCGGCACAGTAACTTTTAATGAAGATATTGATGTAGAAGGGCAGGGCTTTTATGGTGGTGATGATTACAGTCATTTACTCTGTTAT of the Bacteroidota bacterium genome contains:
- a CDS encoding DNA starvation/stationary phase protection protein, whose translation is MTKLNSIGLDVEKSKVLAEKLNELLADYSIFYQNIRGYHWNIKGDKFFELHDKFQELYENLFIKIDEVAERIRTLGHTPNHKFSDYQKEAKIKESTEVADGVQDVKDTLESLKIIITLQRELLDLSADADDEGTNALMSDYIREQEKLVWMYSAYLK
- a CDS encoding MliC family protein — protein: MANKILVIAMLTVLFLNSCKETPTQESAENTTSETFKNGVDDIVTSTFTDKDGKKLELTFNNTKGTATLSLNGETIELVAQKSASGIWYKNENYELRGKGNDIQLTKDGNVIFEHQDDKVNVEAKNNLGDVLNMTFNNTEGTVKAYLNGGAQIDLVEEKAASGIWYKNDHYELRGKGDNYTLKKDGKTVFNN
- a CDS encoding NAD(P)H-dependent oxidoreductase — encoded protein: MKKHKIGVIVGSLRKESFSLKMAKALIALAPESLSLEIIDIGDLPMFNQDLEENPPKEWVTFREKIRAVDGLLFLTPEYNRSVPGVLVNAIDVGSRPYGQNSWDGKPGAIVSVSIGNISGFGANHHLRQQLTFVNVPTMAQPEAYIGGAPELFDDNGELINDSTKGFLKNFMEAFEKWVDTNA
- a CDS encoding AraC family ligand binding domain-containing protein, translating into MQANAGDLLPKHVADLESILFIHEGECNLNINEEDIVLKKGEGHVIPPDTKHQITAITDFKGMHFMPVGIKFEFFN
- a CDS encoding YceI family protein, with protein sequence MKNLITSVVAILLSVSSFAQTQWKVDPYHSSLNFNITHSGISIVNGKFLDYSGNLTTDGEALTNAKVEFKVEVKSINTDVEDRDNHLRSADFFEVEKYPEMTFKSTKILATGKPDEYLLYGKLTIKDVTKDVIFDVHYGGTAKSEQGEKLGVEAKTTINRFDYNINFDPGAAGVGKDVSIILYLQFAKQ
- a CDS encoding T9SS type A sorting domain-containing protein gives rise to the protein MKSIYTIFILFFVHQFMFAQHPPWNAKFIVYHPDGYTDTLWVGCDENATDGFDEGLDLLDNTFEYPISIGAFSPEVDAEFNLDNCVNLKSEILPFADVRQYTFYIVYDDSPGLPPQIKWDSTDYLYEDGEYMMAQASLYAQTGYLEAINGTNATIFNRLSDDFSDYNFFYTNYIDIFSETAALECIPQDNVIKIRLAVIFKDYSLAVNQTNFSSQIYVYPNPMHDYFYLKNSSNNLVNIFIKDLQGSVLFSYQNIYGDVINEDVNSLTPGYYLIEVIDLNTQLVNVFSIIKL
- a CDS encoding LLM class flavin-dependent oxidoreductase, producing the protein MTIQATYYSILELALVSKGHSMKETFNNVLDLAQHAETFGYTRFWLAEHHNSPNIGSSATSVLIGYVAEGTNTMRIGSGGIMLPNHSPLIIAEQFGTLAALYPDRIDLGLGRAPGTDRETVLAIRSDFMNATLSFPDEIAKIEQYFSKENSNSKVRVPLAEGVEMPIYILGSSTDSAHLAALKGLPYAFASHFATTHLFEALEIYRNKFQPSKALKKPYVMVGVNIIIADTDEEAELLSTSLIRMIVGIFTGKRDYVQPPTAMTGELKEVMQNPQIRQMLKYSFIGNKANVKAQVEEFMKQTKADELIAVTHVYDAKVRIQSFELFAEIMKELNENYRPINT
- a CDS encoding 2,3-butanediol dehydrogenase, giving the protein MDKMKAARWYAAKDIRVEETSIPIPKDNQVKIAVKFTGICGSDLHEYSNGPQLIPVDQPYSLNGHQGTTTLGHEFSGVVEEVGNNVKNIKKGDRVTVEPIFRNPESPFITTGEYNLSEPLGFVGLTSNGGFAKYTVVEDYMVHKMPETMSFEQGAIVEPAAVAAYGLQQSGMKMGDTVFVAGAGPIGLLTVQVALASGASQIFVSDVSDNRLKKAKEVGATHTFDARNKDIPQKIRELTGHGVDVFIDAAGVQASFDTGINSLRNGGTAVLVALFMNKVQHNALDQAMRELTIKGIIGYRNIFPEVIALISSGRVPVEKLVTSVISLNEIVEKGFEALINDPSEVKILVDINRQ